In Solidesulfovibrio carbinoliphilus subsp. oakridgensis, the sequence TGAGCGGCAGGGGCGAGCGGAGCTTTCGGGCCGAGGCGTCCAGGATGCCCTGCCGGCTTTCGCTCAGGTCGATCAGTTCGGCCACGGCCTGCTCGTGGATGTAGCGCGTGATGTCGTGGTAGGTGCGGCAGGCGGCCGGGGTGAAGTCCGGGGAGTGGGGGTCCACGAGGTTAAGCGGCGTGATCTTTTTCAAAAGCCGGCGCAGCAGCCGGTATTCGTAGGAATCCTCGTACACCGCCTCCTCGGTCAGCTCGAAAAAGCGCAGTTCCTTGACCAGCCCCCGGTAGACCACGTTCTGGGTGGCGTCCACGGTGATCTCGTCGCCGGTCTTGAGCAGGGATGTGGCCACACCGCAGCCGACGATGGTCGGCAGCCGAAACTCCCGGGCCACGGCGGCCATGTGCCCGGCCGGGGAGCCGATGTCGGTCAGGATGCCTTGGGCCCGGGCCATGATCCGGGAGTAGCGGGGCGAGGTGTGGTGGGCGACCAGGATGGCGCCAAAGGGGAAGTCGTCGAGGTCGGCGTCGGTGCGGACCACGAACACCCGGCCCATGGCCACGCCGCGCTGGACCACGTCCCCCCGGCCGGAAAAGAGCACCTCGGCCTTGGCGGTGGCCGCGTCGATGGCCCCGGTGCGCCGGGCCGGTTCGCCGGAAAAGACCAGCGGCCGGCTCTGGAGCACATACAGGCGTCCGGCCGCGTCAAAGGTCCATTCCACGTCCTGGGGCCGCTTGAAATATTTTTCCAGCGACAGGGAGGCCTCGCCGAGCAAGGCCAGCTCGGCCTCGGTCAGGCAGGGGGCGTCGGCCTTTTCCGGGGCGACGTCGGCATATTCCGCGCCCCGGCCCGGAACCAGGACCATCTGGCGCGACTTGCGGGCGATTTCCCGGGACGTGGCGGCAAACGGGGCCCGCCTGGCCAGGAGATAGGAGTCGGTCTCCACCTCGCCGGACATGACCGGGGCGCACAGGCCCCAGGCGGCGCTGACGAAAATGCCCTCGTCGTTTCGGGTCATGGGGGCGTAGGTGTAGAGCCCGCCGCTGACCGTGGAATCGACCATGGCCTGGCAGCCGACGGCCATGACCGCCTCGTGCTCCCGGAAGCCCCGCCGCCGGCGGTAGAGCCAGGCTTCCGGGGAATAGGCCCCGGCCACCACCCGCTTGAAGGCCTCGGGCACGTCTTTGGCGGCCACGCCGATGACACTCTCGTACTGGCCGGCGAAGCTGGTCTCGCCGTCCTCGTCCCAGGCCGAGCTGCGGACGGCGAGGCTCGGCGGCATGGCGCCCAGGCGCCTGGCCAGATCGGCCAGGGCGTCGTGTATGCCCCGGCCCAGGGACCGGGGCAGCGCGGCCGCGAGAATCCGCTCGCGTACGACGTCGGACACCTGGCGGATGTTGCCTTCCTCGTCGGCGTCCAGGAGCTCGGTCTGGTCGCGGATGAAATCCGGCAGGCCGTTTTTGGCCATGAAATCGGCGAAAGCGCCGGTGGTGATGACAAATCCGTCCGGCACGGGCAGGGCGAGCTTGTTTTTGAGCTCGCCGAGCATGGCGAACTTGCCGCCGGCCGCCTCGCCCATGTCCCGGCGCAGGGCCGAGAGCGGCAGGGTGGGGGCGGTGGCCGGGAAATGGTGCCGGCCGGCCAGCTCGTCGGCGATTTCCTGGCGCACGGCCTCGAAGGCGATGAAAAGGGGCACGTTGCGGCAGCGGTTCAAAATGGACAGGTCCGAAACCAGCTTGAAGATCTGGTCCGAGAGTTCCTCGCAGGCCGATTCGATGTAGCGGCGGTCGAACACATATTCGCCGCCGAGCTTGTCGCCCATGTCGGCCATGAGCGTGAGGATGCGGTTGTTGCGCTCGAGGATGCTTTTGAATTTCTTGAAAAGCACCACAAAGGGGACCGGGGTCTTGCCCCGGGACCGCCAGCCGAGGGCCCCGCCGATCCTGTCCAGTACGCCCATGGCCGATGCTCCGGGCCGGCCCTAGTGGGCCCCGCCCTTGGAGCCGCTGAAGATCTGGCCGATGACCAGGCCGCCGACAATGGCGATGATCGAGGCCAGGACGCCGTAGAGCGTGCCGTGGCCGAAGGCCATGTCGGCCAGGAAGGCCGGGGCACCGATAAAGGCGGCCGTGACCGAGGCGTCGCCCTGGCCGAGGACGGCGCCGTCCCGGATGGCCAGGACTTCCACGGCGTAGGCCCCGGGCGACAGGCGCGACGGCATGTGCAACACGGCGGTAAACGGCCGGGCCGCGCCGGCGTCCGCGCCAAGCGTCACCTGGCCGGCGTTTTCCTTATACAGCTTTTCCGCGGTCTGGTACCGGAGAAACTCGGCCACAAGCGGGGCCGTGTCGCCGTCTTTCGCCGTGACCGTGATCCGGTCGGCCAGGCCCGGGACGCCGAGGCGGGACACGTCCGCGGCCGGGACCTCGGGCGAGGCCGCGACCAGGAAGACCCTGGGCGCGTCCTTAAAGGCCACCTTGTCGAGGTTCATCCACAAGAGGCCAAAGACCTTGCCCTTTTCCTTCATGGGAAACGTGGTCGGGTCGCCGACCAGCCGGACCACCACCTGGCTTCCCGCCGGCACCGTGCCGGTCACGGTCAGGTCCGTGCCGTTGTACAGGGTGTCGATGGCGATGGTCCCGGGGCTTGCTTCCACGGAGACCGGCGCGGCGGCGTCGGCCAGGGCCGGGGCGGCCGCCAGGAAGGAGGCGAGGCCGACGAGGGCCAGGAGGGCCAGGATGGAAAGAATGCGCCGCATGCTAGTGTCCTCCGATGGCCGCGAGCAGGACGTCGGGCCGGGCCAGCAGTTCGTAGAGCATCTTGAACATCACCACGAGCACGATGCCGGCCAGGTAGATCTTCAGCTGGTCGCCTTGGAGCTTGCGGCCGATCCTGGCCCCGAACTGGGCCCCGATGGCCGAGCCGATCAGAAGCAGCAGGGCCAGCACGAAGTCCACGGTGTGGTTCTCGGCCGACTGCATGATGGTGACGTTGATGCATGTGAAAAGGACCTGGAAAAGGCTTGTGCCGACCACCACGTGCATGGGCATGCGCAGCATGTAGACCATGACCGGGACCATGATGAACCCGCCGCCGACACCCATGATGGCCGACAGGACGCCGACCAGGGTGCCGAAGAAAAGCGGGGTCAGGGCCGACTGGCGGATGCCGGAGCGGGGGAAGTCCATCTGCCAGGGCAGGCTCGCCATGAACCGGGCGTAGGCCGAGGGCCTGGCCGGCGCGGCCTGGGCCTGGGAGGGGCGCTTGGCCTTTCGCATGGAGCTTAGGGACTCGAAAAACATGTAGGAGCCGACGCCGCCGAGCATGAGGACGTAGGTGATGCTGATGAGGAAGTCGGCGTTGCCCATGGCCCGCAAAATTTTGATGAGCTGGACGCCGAGGGTGCCGCCGAGCACGCCGCCGATGAGGAGCAATACGCCCATCCGGACGTCCACGTTGCCAAGGCGCAGGTGGATGAGCGTGCCCGACGTCGAGGCCCCGACGATCTGGTTGGAATCGGACGCCGCGGCCACGGTAGCCGGGATGCCCATCATCATGAGGAGCGGGGTCATGAGAAAACCGCCGCCGACGCCGAAGATGCCCGATAAGAGCCCCACCCCGCCACCAAGGCCGAGCACGGCCAGGATGTTCACCGAATTGCCGGCGATGGGCAGGTACATGGTCATGGGAATGGTCATGTCGCCTCACCTTGTGTTTGGGTTTCGCTCCGGCGCGGGGAGACCAGTTCCACCCGGCAGGAGATGCCATGCAGGATCCGTTTGAGGGACTGGGCCTCGGCGGGGCGTCCGTCCCCGTCGGCCGATTCGGCCACGAGCAGCGTGATCTTGCGATCGCGGGCGAACCGGATGACCTCTTCCTCGTACCCGCCCTCGGACACGAAGTACTCGATGCCGACCCCCTGCTCCTGGGCCCGCTGCACCATGAGCCGCAGCCGTGCGCCGTCGCCGTCCGTGCCCGGACCGGGCCGGCCGTCGGGGCTTGGCGGCGGGGTCACGAACAGGACGTGGACCTTGGCGCCGATGCGCCGGGCCAGGGAGATGGCCCGGGTCAGGGCCGCGAAGGCTCCGTTTCGTGGCGTTGCGCCAATCAGTATGCGTTCCATGGGGTTTCCTGGCCCGGGCTAAAGCAACCGGCGGGCCAAGACGATTTTTTGAAGACAAGGCATTGGAATGACATGGGAAGAACGTTCGGCAGACAGGGTGGAACGGGTGGGTGTGTTTCAAAATGAAAAGGGCTGGCCAGGAGCGGAACGGCCTTCGTTCCAACCTGAAACAGGCGCGCCCGGAAAGGGACCGGCCAGGGGCGAGGGGCAATGCCCGGAGAGAACGGTCTTTTTTCTATCCAGTCCCGGGAGGGCATGGTAGCGTCGGGCCAAACCCGAACAACGTTCGCGGCGGGCGCCGTCTGGCCGGAAACGGGCCGTCCGCCGCCTTTGCTCCGGCCGCGTCCCACCCTTTGACAGGAGAACCGCCATGCCCAAAGCGAGCTGCGCCGTCCGTGGAACGTTTTTCGATTTCGTCGACGATCCCTGGCACCATGCCGGCAACGAGCAGGCGGCCGCCCGGTTTTTGGCCGACGGCCTGCTTGTGGTCAAAGACGGCGTCATCGCGGATTTCGGCCCCTTTGCGGACGTCTCGCCGCGCCATCCGGGCCTGGATATCACCCATCTGCCGGACCGGATCATCCTGCCCGGCTTCATCGACGGCCATATCCACTTCCCCCAGGTCCGGGTGCTCGGGGCCTACGGCAACCAGCTCCTGGACTGGCTGCAGACCTGGATCTTCGGCGAGGAGCTCAAGTACCGGGACCGCGACTACGCCCGCAAGGCGGCCGGGCTTTTCTTCGACGCCCTCCTGGCCGGCGGCACCACCACCTGCCTGGCCTTCACCACGAGCAGCCCGGTCTCCACCGAGGAGTTCTTCGAGGAGGCGACCCGGCGGGAGATGCGCGTCATCGCCGGCCTGACCGGCATCGACCGGTTCGCGCCGGCGGATTTCTGCATCACCCCGGACGATTTCTACAAGGAATCGAAGCGGCTGATCGAAAAGTACCACCGCCGGGGTCGTAACCTCTACGCCATCACCCCCCGCTTTGCCGTGGGCTGCACCGGCGAGATGATGGACAGCTGCCGCCGGCTCAAGGAAGAGCACGCCGACTGCTGGGTCAACACCCACATCTCGGAAAACCCGTCCGAGGTGCGCACGGCCAAGGACCACTTCCCGGACTGCTCGGACTACACCGAGGTCCACGAAAAACACGGGCTGCTCGGTCCGAAGTTCACGGCCGGCCACGGCATCTGGCTGTCAAACGGCGAGATGCGCCGCTTCTCCAAGGCCGGGGCGGCCATCGCCTTTTGCCCGCTCTCCAACCTCTTCCTCGGCAGCGGGCTTTTCCGCCTGGGCCGGGCCAAGGACCCGGAATACCCGGTCCGGGTGGCCGTCGGCAGCGACGTCGGCGGCGGCAACGCCTTCTCCCTCGTCCGGGTCCTCGAAGAGGCCTACAAGGTCGGCATGTGCAACAACACCATGCTCGACGGCTCCATCGATCCGCGAAACCAGGACCTCGGCGAGGCCGACCGCAACAAGCTCTCGCCCTACCGGGCCTTCTACCTGGCCACCCTGGGCGGGGCCCAGGCCCTCTACCTCGACGACATGCTCGGCAACTTCGAGCCGGGCAAGGAGGCCGATTTCGTGGCCCTGGACTGGAAGGCCGGCCAGCTGGCCATGGCCTGGCATCAGACCCTGGCCGTGGAAGAGGGCGGCCCGGAGACCATCGAGCAGGCGGCCCAGCTCCTTTTCGGCATCATGGCCGCCGGTGACGACCGCAACGTGGACGAGACCTGGGTGGCCGGGGCCCGGGCCTACAAGAAGGGACACGACAAAGCGTAGGGGGGGAGGACGGGGGATGCCTCCGGCGGCCAAAGGGCTTGGCCCTTTGAAAACCCGGGGCGGTGTTCCAACGGACTGCCGGGCTGGCGGAAAGACGGCCGTTGGCCGTGGTTGCCCGGGCCGGGATGGTCGGACCCCGGGTTGGTTCGTCGGCGGTCAAAACGGCGAAGGAGGGCGGGCGTGGAAGTGCGGGTGTCCAAGGTCTCGGCGGTGGTGGTCCAGCGGGTGCCGCCGGAAAAGGCCGACTGGTTCCTGGAGTGGCAGCGCGGCGTCTCGGCCGCGGCCGAAGCCTTTGGCGGCTTTCGCGGCACGGACGTCTACCCGCCGGCCCCGGGCCAGGGCGACGAGTGGATCGCGGTCATCCACTTCGACGGGCCCGAGGCCCTGGACGCCTGGCTCGGGTCCCCGGTCCGGGCCGAATGGGTGGAAAAGCTCAAGTCCGCCATCGGCGGCTTTGACCTGAAAGTTCTGTCCCAGGGCTTTGGCCCCTGGTTCGTCTGCCTGACCCCGGAGGCCGGGGCGGCCCCGCCGCCGTCCTGGAAGATGGCCGTGATCGTGCTTTTGGGGCTCTATCCCACGGTCATGGTGCTGGCCCTTTTCCCGGGCCCCTTCCTCTCGCCGCTCGGGCTGGCCGTGTCCATGCTGGTCGGCAATGCGCTCAGCATCTCGATCCTCCAGTGGCTGGTGATGCCCTTTTTGAACAAGCGCTTTTCCGGCTGGCTCCTGGCCAACGGCCCGGGCCGGCGCCTTGCCTCGGCCGGCGGCCTGGCCGTCATCCTCGGGCTCCTGGCCGGCTTGGCCGTCCTTTTTCGGCAGGTGACCGGGTAGGCAAAAGCCCCGCCTGGAACGGGAGTTGCAGCCCGGTTTCCCGGCCGTCCGGGAGCCGGGCCGCTTTTTTGGGGGAAAAAGGCCGGGAATCGTGGTATTCCCGGCCTCCGAAGGACAGGGTATGTTACGCACCATCCGTTCCAAAATGCTGTTCGTCTTTGCGGCCAGCCTTTTCACCATGCTCGGCCTGGCCGCGCTCCATCTCGGCAGCCTGTCGGCCCTTCGCGAACGCTATCTGGTCAGCGAACGCATCGAGGACCTGCTAAACGACATCCTGGAAGTGCGGCGGTTCGAGAAGAACTACCTGCTCTACCACGACACGGCCAGTCTGCGGGAGGGGCTCGACTATCTCGACGCCGTGGACCGGCTGGCCGGGGGGCTGACCGGTTCCATGGAGCGGGAGCTCGGCGACGCGGCCTACCGGGAGTTCCTGGCCGACTTGGCGGCCTACCGGCTGGCCCTGTCCCGGCTGCCGGCCGGCGGCCGGCCGGGCGCCGAGGAGACCGAGGCCGTCAGGGCCAGGGGCAAGGCGCTGACCGACTATGCCACGGGTCTGCTCTCCTCCAAGCGCCACCGCATCCACGAGACCATCCGGCAGTCGTTGGCCGTGCCCTTCGCCTTTGCCGGCATCTTCCTGGCCGTGACCATCGCCGTGGTGGCCCTGGTCAGCACCCGGGTGCTGCGGCCCCTGGCCCTGTTGCGCGAAACCACCCGCCGGGTCGGGGCCGGCGATTTCCGGCCCGTGCCGTTGCGCCCGGACCTGACCGACGAGATTTCCGGGCTCATGGGGGCGTTCAACCTCATGGCCCACCAGATCGAGGCCAACCAGGAGCACCTGCTCCAGGCCCGCAAGATGGCGGCCCTTGGCACGTTCACGGCCGGCGTGGCCCATGAGCTCAACAATCCCATCAATAACATCACCCTGACCGTGGACGCCCTGCTCGAAGACCATGCCGATTACCTCGACGACGACGGCCGGGAGCTCGTGGCCGACATCGCCGGCCAGGCCGACCGGGCCGCGGACATCGTGCGAAACCTCCTCGATTTCTCCCGCACCGAACGCCCCCCCCTGCTGCCCCTGGCCGCCAGGGACGTGGCCGCCTCCAGCCTGGCCCTGGTCAGAAACCAGCTGCTCGGCGCCGGCCTTGCCGTGGCGATGCAGGTCCAGGAGGACCTGCCCCCGATCCGGGGCGACCTGCGAAGCCTCCAGCAGGTCCTGGTCAACATCCTCCTGAACGCCGTCCAGGCCACGCCGCGCGGCGGCCGGGTGACGCTTTCGGTCGCGGCCGGGGAAAACGGCGAGACCTGTTTCGCCGTGGCCGACTCCGGCCCGGGCGTCAGCCCCGAGGTCCGCCAGCACATGTTCGAACCGTTTTACACCACCAAGGGCGTGGGCAAGGGCACGGGCCTGGGGCTGGCCGTGGCCTATTCCCTGACCCGCCGCCACGGCGGGCGCATCGAGGTCGAGAGCCCGGAAACCGGCGGCGCGGTCTTCACCGTCTGCCTGCCGGCCGCTCTCGCCGAAAGTCCGGCCCCGGGGCCGTCGCCGGAGGCCCGGACATGAAGCCGCGCATCGCCGTGGTGGACGACGAGACCATCGTCTGCAACCGCCTGAGCCGGGCCCTGGCCAAGGACGGGGCCGAGGTCGAGGCCTTCACCGAAGGCCAGGCCTTTCTGGCCCGCCACGGCGAGGCCCCCTTCGACCTGGTCTTCCTGGATCTCATGTTGCCGGACGGCGACGGCATCAGCCACATTCCGGCCATAAAGGCCGTGTCCCCGGGCACCGAGATCATCGTCATCACCGGCTACGGCTCCATCGAGACGGCCATTGCCGCGGTCAAGGAGGGGGCCTTTCATTACGTGCAAAAGCCGGTCAAGCTGGCCGAGGTCCGCCAGCTGGCCCAGACGGCCCTGGAGCGGGCGGCGCTGCGCCAGGAGAACCTGCGCCTGCGCCAGGTTTTGAAGGGCGCGCAAGGCGAGAAACCGCTGATCGGCCTGTCGCCGGCCCTCCGCAAGGTTTTTGCCATGATCGACAAGGTGGCCCCGGTCGACTGCAACGTGCTCCTGACCGGGGCCAGCGGCACGGGCAAGGAGCTGGTGGCCCGGGCGGTCCACCGCCAAAGCGCCCGCCGGGACCGGCCGTTCGTGCCGTTCAACTGCGGGGCCTTCACCGAGGACCTCGGCAGCAGCGAGCTTTTCGGCTATGAGAAGGGGGCCTTCACCGGGGCCACGGCCACGAAGATCGGGCTTTTGGAATCGGCCACCGGCGGCACGGTCTTCCTGGACGAGATCGGCGAGATGCCGCTGTCCATGCAGGTCAAGCTCCTGCGCGCCATCCAGGAGCGGCGGATCCTTCGCGTCGGCGGCATCCGGCCCATCGACCTCGACATCCGGATCGTGGCCGCGACCAACAAGGACTTGAAACACGAGGCCGCCACCGGCGCCTTTCGCGAGGACCTCTTTTTCCGCCTGAACGTGGTCACCATCCACCTGCCCCGCCTGTCCGAGCGCCGCGAGGACGTAGCTCCCCTGGCCGAGCACTTCCTGGAGAAATACAACCGGGCCTTTCGCAAGGTGGTAAGGGCCATCGACCCCGAAGCCCTGGCGATCCTTACGGCCTACAGTTATCCGGGCAACGTGCGCGAGCTCGAAAACATCATCGAGCGCGGCGTGGCCCTGACCGAGGGCGACACGCTCCTCGTCAAGGACCTGCCGTCGGACCTGCGCCAGCTGTCTTTTGATTCCGTGGAAGGGGAAGGGCTCGTGTCCCTGGAGGAGATGGAGCGGCGCTACATCGCCCGGGTGCTCGAACGCACGGGCTATAACAAGGGTCTGGCCGCCCAGGTCCTCGGCCTGCCGCGCACCACGCTCTGGCGCAAGCTCAAGCAGTACGGCCTGGAGTGACCGGCCGCGCCGGCCGGGAGCGGGCCGCCTTTCCGACAACGCATCGCCACGCCCGCCGGGCCTGGGAGGGACCATGAAACGACTGATCGTCGGCATCTCCGGCGCAAGCGGCGTCATCCTTGGCGTGAGGCTCCTCGAAGTCCTCGGCCAGACGCCGGACGTGGAAACCCACTGCATCATCAGCCCCGGCGCGGCCGTGACCCTGCGCCTGGAGACCGGCCGGACCGTGGAGAGCGTCGCGGCCCTGGCCGGCGTGGTCCACGACCACGACAATCTGGCCGCCGCCATTTCGAGCGGCTCCTTTCCGGTGGCCGGCATGGTGGTGGCGCCGTGCTCCATGAAGAGCCTGGCCCAGATCGCCCTGTCCCTTGGCGACAATCTTCTCGCCCGGGCCGCCGACGTGACCCTCAAGGAACGGCGCAAGCTGGTCCTCGTGCCGCGCGAGACGCCGCTGCACCTCGGGCACCTGCGCCACATGGTGGCCGTGACCGAAATGGGCGGCATCATCCTGCCCCCGGCCCCGTCCTTCTACCACGCCCCCAAGACCATCATGGACGTGGTGGACCAGACCGTGGGCAAGATCCTCGACCAGTTCGGCATCCTCCACGACCTCTTTGCCCGCTGGGGCGGCCGCGACGCCTGAGGCGGCCGCCCATGCCCCGGTCGGGTGGGTCCGGGAGGGGGTGACCCCCTCCCGGCCGCCGGAGGCATCTTCCTCTCCTCTCCTCCCCCCCCCTCTCCCTCTCCCGCTACGCCGGCGGTCCGGCCGTTTTCTGCACCCAGAACTGGTACATCTCGATGAAGGTGTCCGGGTTGTCCTCCTCGAAATAGTGCCAGTTGGACAGGTCGGTGGCGGCCGGATCCCCGGGAAAGCGCCGCCGGTAGGCCTCGAGCGCCGGGACGTCGAGGTCGAAGCCAAGCAGCGTCAGGCCGTTTTCCGCCAGAAAGGCCTTGAGGCCAAGGGGCGTGGTGCAGTGCTCGCAAACGTGGAAGAGGAGGTCCCGGCAGCCGCTGATGCTGAAAAAATCATTGAGGAGAATCCGGCGCAGGGGATCGTCGGCCGGCAGGCCAAGGAGCTCCTGGCGGCAGCGGCGCATGGATTCGGCCGTGGCCGTGTAGCCCCGGGCGAAGAGATAGGCTCTGGCCCGGACGATGCCGCGCCGGGCGATGTCGCTGTAGAGCCCAAGCCGCATGCAGCCCCCCGGGCGCAGCAGCGAAACGAGCACCCGCCAGCCGGCCAGGGGATCGGCCAGGTGGTGGAGCACGCCCGAGGATTCGATGACGTCGAACCGGCGGCCGAGATCCGAGAGGCCCAGGATGTCGGCCTGGGCGTATTCGATGCCGCCGACGCCGAGCTCCCGGGTCTTTCGGCGGGCGTAGCCGAGGCTTGCGAGGCTCAAGTCCACGGCCAGGACCCGCGCCCCCCGGAACCGGCGGGCCGTCTCCAGGGCGTGTTGCCCGGTGCCGCAGCCGGCCACCAGCACGTCCAGGCCGTCCCGGGCGCCGAGCGGGGCGAAGACGGCCCGGGGAAAGCGGCGGCGCAGGTAGGCGTCGAAAAGGACGGGCGCGTCCACGGGCGCGGCTTTGATCCAGCGCGGGTAGGGATTTTCCTCGTACTGCAGCCGCACCCGCTGGGACACCGCGTCCACGATGGCCGTAAGCCCCGGCGTGTCCTCCCGGTAGCCTTGCTCCTCGGCCGGCTCGCGCACCTGCTGGGTGAGGAGCGCCTCCACGGGTCCGGGCCAGGGCCGGGCAGGCAACCGCTCGGCCGCTTCCAGGGTGTGGAGCGGAAAATAGGCGGCCACGGCCACGACGAGCAGGGCCGGGATGTCCCGGTCGGCCGTGAGGGCCGCCTCCAGGGCATCGCGCAGGGCCCTGGCCCGGGTTTCCTCCTCCTCGGCCACGGCAAAGGCGTATTCGTTGACATGGCACTGCCGGGCCAGGGAGGCGTAAAAGCCGAGGGCGTCGGCCTCCGGCGGCCTGGCGGCGGCCCCTTCGGCGGTCGCCAGCAGGACGGTGCGGGCCTGGGTCAGAAACCGCTCCAGGGGCACGGTGCAGACCGGCGTGGCGGCAAGCAGGCTTTCGACCAGCGGCTCCCGGCCCCAGGCCTGGGGCCCCTGGGGGCCGAACAAGGCCTCCCGGTCCAGGCGGTTGGGCCAGGCGGCGGCCGCCCGGGTGACGGCCGGGCCGAGGGCCTCGTGGTGTTCGAGCAGCCGGCAGGCCGGGGCGGCCAGCAGTTCCGGCCGGGTCCAGGGCTCGGCCAGGGCCCGGGCGGCCGCGTCCCGGACGCCCGCGTCGGCCTGCCAGGGCGGCAGCCGGCGCAGGCATTCGCAGTAGAGCCGCCGGGCCTCCAGGCCCGGCCCCTGTTCCAGGGACCGGACGACCAGCTCCAGGGCGGCGCCGGGATCGTCCCCCTGGTCCAGGAGGCAGGCCGCCAGCAGGTCCAGGGCCTGGGCCAGGGTGGGATCGGCCGCCAGGGCGGCCCTGGCGCAGGCCAGGGCCGCGTCCGGGCGGCCGAGTTCGCGCAGGGTGATGCCCCGGTTGGTCAGGGCGTAGGCGTAGTCCGGGGCCAGGGCCACGGCCGCGGCATAGGCGGCCTCGGCCTCTTGCAGCCGGCCGAGGTCCTTTAAGGCGTTGCCCAGGTTGTAGTGGGACCTGGCCTGGTCCGGGGAGAGGGCAATGGCCTGCCTGTAGCTGGCGGCGGCCTCGTGCGGCCGGCCGGCGGCCTCGAAGGCCGCTCCCTGGTTGGTGAGGGCCCGCACCGAGGCCGGATCGAGGGCCAGGGCCTGGCCGTAGCAGGTCAGCGCCTCGTCCAGGCAGCCGGCCTCGGCCAGGGCGATGCCGAGGTTGTTGTGGATGTCGGACACGTCCGGGGCCAGGGCGGCGGCCTTCTTGAGGCTGGCCACGGCCGGTCCGCTCTGGCCCAGGCGCAGGTGCAGGGTGCCAAGCAGGCTCCAGCCGAAGACGTCCGAGGGAAAACGCCGCGTCAGGTCCGTTGCCCGCTCTTCGGTCTCGGCAAAGAGCCCGGCATTGTAAAGGGCCACGACATCGAGCTTTTCCGTCCGGCTCGGGACCATCGCCATCTCGACAGGATGCGCTTGCGTCTGCATGGGGCCGCCTGCTTGCTGGAGGGTCTGCGGGGGTGCGTCACGTCACGCCTGGGTCGAAACCTCCGATCGGGAAGCGGCGTCGGCCGCTCCTGGTGGCACGGTGAAAAAGGGTGTCCGGCCGCGGCCCGCTTCCGTGGGACGGCGGTCACGGCTTTTGAGGATTGCCGTGACCGTTACCACAAGCGCCGGCCGTTACCAAGCGGGATTCGGCCCTGGCCGCGCCGTCGTGGCGACCGGCCGGACCGGCCCTTTGGACTGGACGGTTCTTCGCGACTGGGCTAGCAGGGGGAAGGATGGAGCCCTGGCCGGAATTTGCCGGCCGGGGCCGCTTCGCCATGGGGGGCCGCCGGCGTCCCGGCATGGGAAAAGGACGCCTGGGCGGGCGGTTACTGGCGCGAACCTGAGA encodes:
- a CDS encoding sensor histidine kinase, with amino-acid sequence MLRTIRSKMLFVFAASLFTMLGLAALHLGSLSALRERYLVSERIEDLLNDILEVRRFEKNYLLYHDTASLREGLDYLDAVDRLAGGLTGSMERELGDAAYREFLADLAAYRLALSRLPAGGRPGAEETEAVRARGKALTDYATGLLSSKRHRIHETIRQSLAVPFAFAGIFLAVTIAVVALVSTRVLRPLALLRETTRRVGAGDFRPVPLRPDLTDEISGLMGAFNLMAHQIEANQEHLLQARKMAALGTFTAGVAHELNNPINNITLTVDALLEDHADYLDDDGRELVADIAGQADRAADIVRNLLDFSRTERPPLLPLAARDVAASSLALVRNQLLGAGLAVAMQVQEDLPPIRGDLRSLQQVLVNILLNAVQATPRGGRVTLSVAAGENGETCFAVADSGPGVSPEVRQHMFEPFYTTKGVGKGTGLGLAVAYSLTRRHGGRIEVESPETGGAVFTVCLPAALAESPAPGPSPEART
- a CDS encoding sigma-54-dependent transcriptional regulator yields the protein MKPRIAVVDDETIVCNRLSRALAKDGAEVEAFTEGQAFLARHGEAPFDLVFLDLMLPDGDGISHIPAIKAVSPGTEIIVITGYGSIETAIAAVKEGAFHYVQKPVKLAEVRQLAQTALERAALRQENLRLRQVLKGAQGEKPLIGLSPALRKVFAMIDKVAPVDCNVLLTGASGTGKELVARAVHRQSARRDRPFVPFNCGAFTEDLGSSELFGYEKGAFTGATATKIGLLESATGGTVFLDEIGEMPLSMQVKLLRAIQERRILRVGGIRPIDLDIRIVAATNKDLKHEAATGAFREDLFFRLNVVTIHLPRLSERREDVAPLAEHFLEKYNRAFRKVVRAIDPEALAILTAYSYPGNVRELENIIERGVALTEGDTLLVKDLPSDLRQLSFDSVEGEGLVSLEEMERRYIARVLERTGYNKGLAAQVLGLPRTTLWRKLKQYGLE
- a CDS encoding UbiX family flavin prenyltransferase, which translates into the protein MKRLIVGISGASGVILGVRLLEVLGQTPDVETHCIISPGAAVTLRLETGRTVESVAALAGVVHDHDNLAAAISSGSFPVAGMVVAPCSMKSLAQIALSLGDNLLARAADVTLKERRKLVLVPRETPLHLGHLRHMVAVTEMGGIILPPAPSFYHAPKTIMDVVDQTVGKILDQFGILHDLFARWGGRDA
- a CDS encoding tetratricopeptide repeat protein; the encoded protein is MQTQAHPVEMAMVPSRTEKLDVVALYNAGLFAETEERATDLTRRFPSDVFGWSLLGTLHLRLGQSGPAVASLKKAAALAPDVSDIHNNLGIALAEAGCLDEALTCYGQALALDPASVRALTNQGAAFEAAGRPHEAAASYRQAIALSPDQARSHYNLGNALKDLGRLQEAEAAYAAAVALAPDYAYALTNRGITLRELGRPDAALACARAALAADPTLAQALDLLAACLLDQGDDPGAALELVVRSLEQGPGLEARRLYCECLRRLPPWQADAGVRDAAARALAEPWTRPELLAAPACRLLEHHEALGPAVTRAAAAWPNRLDREALFGPQGPQAWGREPLVESLLAATPVCTVPLERFLTQARTVLLATAEGAAARPPEADALGFYASLARQCHVNEYAFAVAEEEETRARALRDALEAALTADRDIPALLVVAVAAYFPLHTLEAAERLPARPWPGPVEALLTQQVREPAEEQGYREDTPGLTAIVDAVSQRVRLQYEENPYPRWIKAAPVDAPVLFDAYLRRRFPRAVFAPLGARDGLDVLVAGCGTGQHALETARRFRGARVLAVDLSLASLGYARRKTRELGVGGIEYAQADILGLSDLGRRFDVIESSGVLHHLADPLAGWRVLVSLLRPGGCMRLGLYSDIARRGIVRARAYLFARGYTATAESMRRCRQELLGLPADDPLRRILLNDFFSISGCRDLLFHVCEHCTTPLGLKAFLAENGLTLLGFDLDVPALEAYRRRFPGDPAATDLSNWHYFEEDNPDTFIEMYQFWVQKTAGPPA